A DNA window from Methylocystis heyeri contains the following coding sequences:
- the typA gene encoding translational GTPase TypA: MKLRNIAIIAHVDHGKTTLVDCLLRQSGAFRDNQRVAERVMDSNDLEKERGITIMAKATSIAWKDTRINIVDTPGHADFGGEVERILSMVDGAIVLVDAAEGPMPQTKFVVGKALKIGLKPIVCVNKVDKPDARVSEVVNEVFDLFAALDATDEQLDFPIIYGSAKQGWMAEEPTGPQDGMAPLFDLVVKHVPEPKVEEGGFRMLGTLLEANPYLGRIITGRVFSGSVKPNQAVKVLDRTGKVVEQGRVSKILAFRGIERQPIEEAEAGDIVAIAGLEKFNVADTLCALEVNEPLQAQPIDPPTLSMTFLVNDSPLAGTEGDKVTSRMIRARLYKEAEGNVALRVEDSPQGDAFIVSGRGELQLGILIENMRREGFELGVSRPQVVFKRGEGDEILEPIEEVVIDVDEEHSGVVVQKMAERKAEMVEMRPSGGGRLRLVFYAPTRGLIGYQGELLTDTRGTAIMNRLFHEYAPHRGEIQGRRNGVLISNDQGEAVAYAMWKLEDRGPMMIEPGWKVYRGMIVGEHTRDNDLEINVLKGKQLTNIRTQSKDEAVRLTPPIQMTLEKALAYIEDDERVEVTPKSIRLRKVYLDPNERKRFGKAGKAALVD, encoded by the coding sequence ATGAAGCTGCGCAATATCGCCATCATCGCCCACGTCGACCATGGCAAAACCACCCTGGTCGATTGTCTGCTGCGGCAGTCGGGCGCCTTCCGCGACAACCAGCGCGTCGCCGAGCGCGTGATGGACAGCAACGACCTCGAAAAAGAGCGCGGCATCACCATCATGGCCAAGGCGACCTCGATCGCCTGGAAGGACACCCGCATCAATATCGTCGACACCCCCGGCCACGCCGATTTCGGCGGCGAGGTGGAGCGCATCCTGTCGATGGTCGACGGCGCGATCGTGCTGGTCGACGCCGCCGAAGGCCCGATGCCGCAGACCAAATTCGTCGTCGGCAAGGCGCTGAAGATCGGACTCAAGCCCATCGTCTGCGTCAACAAGGTCGACAAGCCGGACGCCCGCGTATCCGAAGTCGTCAATGAGGTGTTCGATCTCTTCGCCGCGCTGGACGCCACCGACGAGCAGCTCGACTTCCCGATCATCTATGGTTCGGCCAAGCAGGGCTGGATGGCCGAGGAGCCCACCGGCCCGCAGGACGGCATGGCCCCGCTGTTCGATCTCGTGGTCAAGCATGTGCCCGAGCCCAAGGTCGAGGAAGGCGGCTTCCGCATGCTCGGCACGCTGCTGGAGGCGAACCCCTATCTCGGCCGCATCATCACCGGCCGCGTGTTCTCGGGCAGCGTGAAGCCCAACCAGGCCGTGAAGGTCCTGGACCGCACCGGCAAGGTCGTCGAGCAGGGCCGCGTCTCCAAGATCCTGGCGTTCCGCGGCATCGAGCGGCAGCCGATCGAGGAGGCCGAAGCCGGCGACATCGTGGCCATCGCGGGCCTCGAAAAATTCAACGTCGCCGACACGCTTTGCGCGCTCGAGGTGAACGAGCCGCTGCAGGCCCAGCCGATCGACCCGCCCACCCTGTCCATGACCTTCCTCGTCAACGACTCGCCGCTCGCCGGCACCGAAGGCGACAAGGTGACGAGCCGCATGATCCGCGCGCGGCTCTATAAGGAAGCCGAAGGCAATGTCGCGCTGCGCGTCGAGGATTCGCCGCAGGGCGACGCCTTCATCGTCTCCGGCCGCGGCGAATTGCAGCTCGGCATCCTGATCGAGAACATGCGCCGCGAAGGCTTCGAGCTCGGCGTCTCGCGTCCCCAGGTCGTGTTCAAGCGTGGCGAGGGCGACGAAATTCTGGAGCCGATCGAGGAAGTGGTCATCGACGTCGACGAAGAGCATTCCGGCGTCGTGGTGCAGAAGATGGCCGAGCGCAAGGCCGAGATGGTCGAGATGCGGCCCTCCGGCGGCGGCCGCCTGCGTCTCGTGTTCTACGCCCCGACGCGCGGCCTGATCGGTTATCAGGGCGAGCTTCTGACAGACACCCGCGGCACCGCCATCATGAACCGCCTGTTCCATGAATACGCCCCGCACCGGGGCGAGATTCAGGGCCGCCGCAACGGCGTGCTGATCTCCAACGATCAGGGCGAGGCGGTCGCTTACGCCATGTGGAAGCTCGAGGACCGCGGCCCGATGATGATCGAGCCGGGCTGGAAGGTCTATCGCGGCATGATCGTCGGCGAGCACACCCGCGACAACGATCTCGAGATCAACGTGCTCAAGGGCAAGCAGCTCACCAATATCCGCACCCAGTCCAAGGACGAGGCCGTGCGCCTGACGCCGCCGATCCAGATGACGCTGGAAAAGGCGCTGGCCTATATCGAGGACGACGAGCGCGTGGAAGTGACGCCGAAGTCGATCCGCCTGCGCAAGGTCTACCTCGATCCCAACGAGCGCAAGCGCTTCGGCAAGGCCGGCAAGGCCGCCCTGGTGGATTGA
- a CDS encoding FAD-dependent monooxygenase translates to MALEHSGEETKTIKTQILVAGAGSTGVAAALAFARAGLKVTLAGRFPPPLPGRTVALFEASLRFLEAIGALARVREKACPIEAIRMIDDTAQLLPTPDLLLKSSEIGLPALGINISNDELVAILLEIARERQAFEIVEADIADYVFDGDGAVALLADGRRIEADFVVAADGRQSRARAVAGIDTREWTYPQVALTMLLSHEEPHDNISTEFHTRSGPFTLVPLQGREGAPHRSSLVWLMSVADASRRLAKPREELEFELEDRAHGKFGAMKIEGGIGQFRMGGMKVSTHATGRVALVGETCHVFPPIGAQGLNLSLRDVADLEDCLASVDLSNPHELGHALARYDRHRRADIGFRTLGVDLLNRSLIVPQLPVDLLRGAGFVIMTALGPLRRAMIREGVSPHLLLPRLMQERAPREGGARRRRSA, encoded by the coding sequence ATGGCGCTGGAACACTCGGGCGAAGAGACAAAGACGATAAAGACGCAGATTCTCGTCGCGGGCGCGGGTTCGACCGGGGTCGCCGCCGCCCTCGCCTTCGCGCGCGCCGGACTGAAGGTGACGCTCGCCGGTCGGTTCCCGCCGCCGCTGCCGGGGCGCACCGTGGCGCTGTTCGAAGCCTCGCTGCGCTTTCTGGAGGCGATCGGAGCGCTCGCCAGGGTCAGGGAAAAAGCCTGCCCGATCGAAGCGATTCGCATGATCGACGACACCGCCCAGCTTCTGCCGACGCCCGACCTTCTGCTGAAATCGAGCGAGATCGGCCTGCCCGCCCTCGGCATAAACATCTCCAACGACGAACTGGTGGCGATCCTCCTCGAGATCGCCCGGGAACGTCAGGCTTTCGAGATCGTCGAGGCCGACATCGCCGATTACGTCTTCGACGGCGACGGAGCGGTCGCCCTGCTCGCGGACGGGCGCAGGATCGAAGCCGATTTCGTGGTCGCCGCCGACGGCCGCCAGAGCCGGGCGCGCGCCGTCGCCGGCATCGACACCAGGGAATGGACCTATCCCCAGGTCGCCCTGACCATGCTGCTCTCGCATGAGGAGCCGCATGACAATATCTCCACCGAATTCCACACCCGCTCCGGTCCCTTCACCCTGGTGCCGCTGCAAGGGCGCGAAGGCGCGCCGCACCGCTCCAGCCTGGTGTGGCTGATGAGCGTCGCAGACGCCAGCCGCCGGCTGGCCAAGCCGCGCGAAGAACTCGAATTCGAGCTCGAAGACCGCGCGCACGGAAAATTCGGCGCCATGAAGATCGAGGGCGGGATCGGCCAGTTCCGCATGGGCGGAATGAAGGTTTCGACCCATGCGACCGGCCGGGTCGCGCTGGTCGGGGAAACCTGCCACGTCTTTCCGCCGATCGGGGCGCAAGGCCTCAATCTGAGCCTGCGCGACGTCGCCGATCTCGAAGATTGCCTCGCCAGCGTCGATCTCTCCAACCCGCACGAACTCGGCCATGCATTGGCGCGCTACGACCGCCATCGCCGCGCCGACATCGGCTTCCGCACCCTCGGCGTCGATCTTCTCAACCGTTCGCTGATCGTTCCGCAATTGCCGGTGGATCTGCTGCGCGGCGCGGGGTTCGTCATCATGACGGCGCTGGGGCCGCTGCGGCGGGCGATGATCCGGGAAGGCGTTTCCCCGCACCTGCTTCTGCCGCGGCTGATGCAGGAAAGAGCGCCGCGCGAGGGCGGCGCCCGCCGCAGGCGGAGCGCCTGA
- a CDS encoding 3' terminal RNA ribose 2'-O-methyltransferase Hen1: MFLSIATTHSPATDLGFLLMKHPDRTHEVELSFGKAVVFFPQADAQRCEAALALDLDPVALVRGRGGADGVMDQYVNDRPYAASSFLSVALNKAFRTAMTGVSRERPELAQSAIPLEITIAPLPSSDDLPERLFAPLGWRVEARRIETSRYVELRLSGTLRLADALSHIYVLIPALDADKHYWVGDDEVGKLVSKAGPWLAAHPERETIARRYLKNRRGLARAALALLLQDPAPDEPSESTPRREEALEAPLRLHDRRLDTVAVLLKETGARAVADLGCGEGRLLQRLAKDRAFEKLIGIDASSRDLERARERLKLDVAGGASRERVQLLHGALTYRDARWAEVDAAALVEVIEHLDEDRLPALADAVFGAARPKVVIVTTPNAEYNRLFETLPDGQFRHPDHRFEFTRPQFSAWAQAVAERYGYSVAFSGIGEEHPEFGPVSQVGVFSR; encoded by the coding sequence ATGTTTCTTTCCATCGCCACCACCCATTCTCCGGCCACCGACCTCGGCTTTCTGTTGATGAAGCACCCGGATCGGACCCATGAGGTCGAACTCTCCTTCGGCAAGGCCGTCGTGTTTTTTCCGCAGGCCGACGCGCAGCGCTGCGAGGCGGCGCTCGCGCTCGATCTCGATCCGGTGGCGCTCGTGCGCGGTCGCGGCGGCGCCGACGGCGTGATGGACCAATATGTCAATGATCGCCCTTACGCCGCCTCGTCTTTTCTCTCGGTGGCGCTGAACAAGGCTTTTCGCACGGCGATGACCGGCGTATCGCGCGAGCGGCCGGAGCTGGCGCAAAGCGCGATCCCGCTGGAGATTACCATCGCGCCGCTACCCTCGAGCGACGATTTGCCGGAGCGCCTGTTCGCGCCGCTGGGCTGGCGGGTCGAGGCCCGGCGGATCGAAACCTCGCGCTATGTCGAGCTGCGCCTTTCCGGAACGCTGCGCCTCGCCGACGCGCTGAGCCATATTTATGTGCTGATCCCGGCGCTCGACGCGGACAAGCATTATTGGGTCGGCGATGACGAGGTCGGGAAACTGGTCTCCAAAGCCGGGCCTTGGCTCGCCGCCCACCCGGAAAGAGAGACCATCGCGCGGCGCTATCTCAAGAACAGGCGCGGCCTGGCCCGCGCCGCGCTCGCCCTGCTTCTGCAGGACCCGGCGCCGGATGAGCCGTCCGAGTCCACGCCGCGCCGCGAGGAAGCGCTGGAGGCGCCCCTGCGCCTGCACGACCGCCGGCTCGATACGGTAGCCGTGCTGCTGAAGGAGACGGGCGCCCGCGCCGTGGCCGATCTCGGTTGCGGCGAGGGCCGGCTGCTGCAACGGCTGGCGAAGGACCGCGCCTTCGAGAAGCTGATCGGAATCGACGCCTCCTCGCGCGATCTGGAGCGAGCCCGCGAGCGCTTGAAGCTCGATGTCGCGGGAGGCGCCTCGCGCGAGCGGGTGCAACTGCTGCACGGCGCGCTGACCTATCGCGACGCCCGCTGGGCCGAAGTCGACGCGGCCGCCCTGGTCGAGGTGATCGAGCATCTCGACGAGGATCGCCTGCCCGCGCTGGCCGACGCCGTGTTCGGCGCGGCGCGGCCAAAAGTCGTGATCGTGACCACGCCCAACGCCGAATATAACCGGCTGTTCGAAACCCTGCCGGATGGCCAGTTCCGCCACCCCGACCATCGGTTTGAATTCACCCGGCCGCAGTTCTCCGCCTGGGCGCAGGCGGTCGCCGAACGCTACGGCTATAGCGTCGCCTTCTCGGGCATAGGCGAAGAGCATCCCGAATTCGGTCCTGTCTCGCAGGTTGGAGTTTTTTCGCGATGA
- a CDS encoding polynucleotide kinase-phosphatase: MRPADPTSLDIPDFCLVVLIGATGSGKSSFAARWFKPTEVISSDHCRGLVCDDENDQAISADAFDLVATIAEKRLKHRRLAVIDATNVRPADRKNRVELARRWHALPVAIVLDPGLETCIERNRSRPDRNFGPGVPHHMIAEIRRGLRGLDREGFRQIWKLNSVEAIDAARIERRPMWTDRRDDHGPFDIIGDVHGCAAELRALLDRLGYVVSGEGEALKIAAPHGRKLIFAGDLVDRGPNTPEVLRIAMAAQAAGVGDTVQGNHDRKLSRWFDGRKVTVNHGLQESIDQLADEPPEFQGQVKRFLSDLRSHYWLDDGKLAVAHAGLKEEMIGRGSSAVRDFALFGETTGETDQFGLPVRLDWAAKYRGRTAVVYGHTPTPEAEWVNNTICIDTGCVFGGRLTALRWPERETVQVPAARVYCEPVRPIGPAPGARAAQAEADDALDAADVLGRRWIDVGLMNRIPVAEENAAAALEAMSRFAIAPQWLIYLPPTMSPVETSAQEGFLERPEEAFAFYRERGQSEVVLQEKHMGSRACLALCRDADAARRRFGVVSGESGAIWTRTGRPFFPDRKETEALLARLRAACDAAGLWEELETDWLLFDAEFMPWSAKAAALIEQQYAPVAAASRAGLTLAHEAAARAAARGVPIDDWRDRLAVRAEKAARYAEAWRPYVWPVESLGDLKLAPFHLLASEGAAHFDKDHHWHMAIAERLAATGTPGMTTTRWRKLVLDDEAACIDAAAWWEALTASGGEGMVVKPRDFIARGAKGLIQPALKVRGQEYLRIIYGPEYDLAENLARLRQRGLGAKRANALREFALGHEALSRFVARAPLRKTHECVFAVLALESEPIDPRL; encoded by the coding sequence ATGAGGCCCGCCGATCCCACTTCGCTGGACATCCCCGATTTCTGCCTCGTCGTGCTGATCGGCGCCACCGGCTCGGGCAAGTCGAGCTTCGCCGCGCGCTGGTTCAAGCCGACCGAGGTAATCTCGTCCGATCATTGCCGCGGCCTCGTCTGCGACGACGAGAACGATCAGGCGATCTCCGCCGACGCCTTCGATCTCGTCGCGACAATCGCGGAAAAACGTCTGAAGCATCGACGGCTGGCGGTGATCGACGCCACCAATGTCCGCCCCGCCGACCGCAAAAACCGGGTCGAGCTGGCGCGGCGTTGGCACGCCCTGCCGGTCGCCATCGTCCTCGATCCCGGGCTCGAAACATGTATCGAGCGCAACAGGTCGCGGCCCGACCGCAACTTCGGTCCCGGCGTCCCCCACCACATGATAGCGGAAATCCGGCGGGGCTTGCGCGGCCTCGATAGGGAAGGCTTTCGCCAGATCTGGAAGCTCAACTCGGTTGAAGCCATCGACGCCGCCCGGATCGAACGGCGGCCGATGTGGACCGACCGGCGCGACGACCATGGCCCCTTCGACATCATCGGCGACGTGCATGGCTGCGCCGCCGAGCTGCGGGCCCTGCTCGATCGCCTCGGCTATGTGGTGTCCGGCGAGGGCGAGGCGCTCAAAATCGCCGCCCCGCATGGCAGAAAGCTCATTTTCGCGGGCGATCTGGTCGATCGCGGTCCGAATACGCCCGAGGTTCTGCGCATAGCGATGGCGGCGCAGGCGGCCGGGGTCGGCGACACGGTTCAGGGCAATCACGACCGCAAACTCTCGCGCTGGTTCGACGGACGAAAGGTGACGGTAAACCACGGCCTGCAGGAATCGATCGACCAGCTCGCGGACGAGCCGCCGGAGTTTCAGGGCCAGGTCAAGCGTTTCCTGTCCGATCTGCGCAGCCATTACTGGCTGGATGACGGCAAGCTCGCGGTCGCCCATGCCGGCTTGAAGGAGGAGATGATCGGCCGCGGCTCCTCCGCTGTGCGCGACTTTGCCCTGTTCGGCGAGACCACCGGCGAAACCGACCAGTTCGGCCTCCCGGTGCGGCTCGATTGGGCGGCGAAATATCGCGGCAGGACGGCGGTAGTCTATGGACACACGCCGACGCCCGAAGCCGAATGGGTCAACAACACCATCTGCATCGACACCGGCTGCGTCTTCGGTGGCAGGCTCACCGCTTTGCGCTGGCCGGAGCGCGAGACCGTCCAGGTTCCGGCGGCGCGGGTCTATTGCGAGCCCGTGCGCCCGATCGGGCCCGCGCCGGGGGCCCGAGCCGCCCAGGCCGAGGCCGACGATGCGCTCGACGCCGCCGATGTGCTGGGGCGGCGCTGGATCGACGTCGGCCTGATGAATCGCATCCCTGTCGCAGAGGAGAACGCCGCCGCGGCTCTGGAGGCGATGAGCCGCTTCGCCATCGCGCCGCAATGGCTGATCTATCTGCCGCCAACCATGTCCCCGGTCGAAACCAGCGCTCAGGAAGGCTTTCTGGAGCGCCCGGAAGAGGCCTTCGCCTTTTATCGCGAGCGCGGGCAGAGCGAGGTCGTGCTGCAGGAAAAGCATATGGGCTCGCGCGCCTGCCTCGCCCTCTGCCGGGACGCGGACGCGGCTCGCAGGCGGTTCGGCGTCGTCTCGGGAGAGAGCGGTGCGATCTGGACGCGCACCGGCCGCCCCTTTTTCCCTGACCGCAAGGAGACCGAGGCGCTGCTCGCGCGTTTGCGCGCCGCCTGCGACGCCGCCGGACTCTGGGAGGAATTGGAGACCGACTGGCTGTTGTTCGACGCCGAATTCATGCCCTGGTCGGCCAAGGCGGCGGCGCTCATCGAGCAGCAATATGCTCCGGTCGCCGCCGCGAGCCGGGCCGGCCTTACGCTTGCGCATGAGGCGGCGGCGCGCGCCGCGGCGCGCGGCGTTCCAATCGACGACTGGCGCGACAGACTGGCGGTGCGCGCGGAAAAGGCGGCGCGCTATGCCGAGGCGTGGCGCCCCTATGTCTGGCCGGTCGAATCGCTCGGCGATCTGAAACTGGCCCCTTTCCATCTGCTGGCGAGCGAGGGCGCCGCGCATTTCGACAAAGACCACCACTGGCATATGGCCATCGCCGAACGCCTCGCCGCGACGGGGACTCCGGGCATGACGACGACGCGCTGGCGCAAGCTGGTCCTCGACGACGAGGCCGCCTGCATCGACGCCGCCGCATGGTGGGAGGCGCTCACCGCATCAGGAGGCGAAGGCATGGTGGTCAAGCCGCGCGACTTTATCGCGCGCGGCGCCAAGGGGCTGATCCAGCCGGCGCTCAAGGTTCGCGGACAGGAATATCTGCGCATCATCTACGGGCCGGAATATGACTTGGCCGAAAACCTGGCGCGCCTGCGCCAGCGCGGCCTCGGCGCCAAGCGCGCCAACGCGCTGCGCGAATTCGCGCTCGGCCATGAAGCCCTGTCGCGCTTCGTGGCGCGGGCGCCGCTGCGCAAGACTCATGAATGCGTTTTCGCCGTTCTCGCGCTGGAGAGCGAGCCGATCGACCCGCGTCTTTAA